The sequence GGCGGACCTGGGGCGGGTGGCCACGCTCATCCACCGCCCGGAGCCCGGAGACCCGACTCCGCACGGGGTGACGACGCGCCCCTGGCAGGAGGAGCTCACCGGCAACATGCGTCCCGTGCTGTGGATGCTGTGGGGCGCGGTGGCCTTCGTGCTGCTCATCGCCTGCGCCAACGTGGCGAACCTGATGCTGGTGCGGGCGCTGGCGCGGCAGCGGGACGGCGCCATCCGCGCGGCGCTGGGGGCCAGCCGCGGCCGGAGGATGCAACAGGCGCTGGCGGAGAGCGTGCTGCTGGCGCTCGTCGGCGGGGCGGTGGGACTCCTGCTGGTGCTGTGGGGCCTGGAGCTGGTGCGCACCCTGCTGCCCGCCAGCATGCTGCGGCTGGCGCCGCTGGAGCTGAGCGTCCCGGCCCTGGCCTTCAGCATGGCGCTGTCCGTGGGCGTGGGGCTGCTCTTCGGGCTGGCGCCCGCGCTGCACACCTCCGGCATGGACGTGCTGCCGCTGCTGAAGCAGTCCGGCAGCTCCGCGGGCGCGCGCGCCCACCACCCGCTGCGCAATGCGCTCGTCATGGTGCAGCTGGCGCTGGCGATGGTGCTGCTGGTGGGCACCGGGCTCATGGTGCGCACGCTGCAGAACGTGCAGTCCGTGGACCTGGGCTTCGACACGAACGGGCTGCTGTCCGCGCGGCTGTCGCTGCCCGCCGCGAAGTACGTGGATGCGCCGCGCAGGGCCACCTTCTTCGACGAGCTGCAGGGACGCCTGGGAGCGCTGCCCGGGGTGGAGGCGGTGGGCCTCATCAACGACGCCCCCCTGGGCCAGAGCAACACCAACGGAGACTTCACCCTGGAGGGCAGCCCCGTCCAGCCCGGCGAGCGGTACCTGACCGAGTACCGCGTGGCCAGTCCGGACTACTTCCGCACCATGCGCATCCCCGTGCGCCAGGGCCGCGCCTTCGGCCCCCAGGACGGGGAGAAGGGCGCGCCCGTCGCCATCGTCAACGAGGCCTTCGTCCGGAGCTACCTCGGCACCGGCGAGGCCCTGGGCCGGCGGGTGAAGCTGGACTGGAACGGGGACAGCGCGTTCCACGACATCGTCGGCGTGGTGGCGGACGTGCGGCATGACCGGCTCACCCTCCCCGCCCGGCCGGAGGTGTACTTCCCGCTGGCCCAGCTTCCCGTCCCCACGGTGACGCTGCTGCTGCGCACCCGGGGCTCGGAGGCGCCGGTGATGGCCGCCGTGCGCCAGGAGGTGAAGGCGGTGGACGCGGAGCAGCCCATCTTCGACCTGGCGCCCTTCACCGCGCGCATCGACAGCCAGTTGCTGCGCCCCACGGCGACGGCCCGGCTGCTGGCCGCCTTCGCCCTGCTGGCGGTGGTGCTGGCCGGCGTGGGCGTCTATGGCGTCATGGCGTACACCGTGGGCCAGCGCACGCGCGAGCTGGGCATCCGCCTGGCGCTGGGCGCACACCCGAGGCAGGTGCTGCGCCTGGTGCTGGGACAGGGCCTGCGGCTGACGGTGGTGGGCGTGGGGGTGGGACTGCTGGCCGCCTTTGGCTGCACGCGGCTGCTGGCGTCGCTGCTGTACGGCGTGGACGCCAGCGAGCCGACCATCTTCCTGGGGGTGGCGGTGGTGCTCGGCGGGGTGTCCCTGCTGGCCAGCTGGCTGCCGGCGCTGCGCGCCAGCCGGGTGTCGCCGGCCATCTCCCTGCGCTCGGAGTAGCCCCCGCGCCCGGCGCCGCTCCTGTCAATACCGCCGCCCGGCTGCCTGCTGCCCGGGCGACCAGGGGGGTCGGCGCCACCCTCATCCCGGCCTTCGGTGGCGGAGCGGAGAAACCCTATCCGGAGTGATGGACGGTTGACCCTTTGACGCTTGGCAAGCGTCGGGTTTAAGAGTCCGCATGCACTTCGACTGGACCTTTCTTGTGCGGATGAGTGCGCTGGTGCTGCCGGCCATCATGCTCATGGCCCTGCACGGCGCGGCGCACGCGTCGACTCCCTCCACTCCCGCCTCTGGGGTGTCGATGGAGAAGCTGTCCCGCCAGCGCATCTTCTTCGGCCACCAGTCGGTGGGCGGCAACATCCTCGACGGCGTCAAGCAGCTTGGCGCGGCGCCGCGCATCGTGGAGGTGAAGGCCCCCACCGAGACGGTGGCGCCCGGCACCATCGCCCACGCCATGGTGGGTGAGAACCTGAAGCCCGAGTCGAAAATCGCCGACTTCGAGCGGTTGATGGACGCGGGGCTCGCGAAGCAGGCCGACGTGGCCTTCTTCAAGTTCTGCTACATCGACTTCAGCGGCACGACGGACACGCGCGCGCTGTTCGAGAAGTACCGCACGACCATGGACGGGCTGAAGGCGCGCCACCCGGGCACCACCTTCGTCCACGTCACCGTGCCGCTGACCACCGTGCAGCGCGGCGCCAAGGCGTGGCTGAAGGAGCTGCTGGGCCGGCCCGTGTGGGGCCTCACGGAGAACGTGCAGCGCGAGACGTTCAACCAGTTGCTGCGCCAGACGTACGGCGGCGGCAAGGCGCCGCTGTTCGACCTGGCGATGCTGGAGTCCACGACCGCCGAGGGGACGCCGGAGACGTACGAGCTGAACGGGCAGTCGTGGCCGGCCATGGTGCCGGCGTACTCGGATGACGGCGGCCACCTCAACGCCGCGGGGCAGGCCCGCATGGCAAAGGAGTTCCTCGCCTTCCTGTCCACGCTGCCGGCGCCCGCCGTGCAGCCCCCCATCCCCGCTGCCCAACCCACTCCGTGACATGAGCCCCCTACCTGTTGCCCTGTCGCGCGAGCTGGGCTCGCTGCTCTCGCGCTTGAAGCTGCGGCGCTGCCGGATGGTGGGGGAGGCTCCCACGGTGCTCGGCCGCGTATGGATTCACGGCCCCGGGGAAGTCCGCCTGGGGCACCGCGTGGTGCTGGACGGGCGGATGGCGCCCATCGAGCTGCACGCGATGCGGGGCGGAAGCATCGTCCTGGGCGACGACGTCGCCATCGAAGGAGGCGCCTCGCTGGAGGCGCTCCAGTCCATCACCGTCGGCGCGGGCGCGAAGCTGGGTGCCTTCTGCAAGGTGATGGACAACCAGCACCACCCGCTGCGAGGCAACCGGCACGAGCGGCCCCCCTCCGTCCCATTGGTCATCGAGGACGGAGTGACGGTGGGCAGCCGCGCCATCCTCCTCCCGGGCACGCACCTGCAGCAGGGTGCCACCGTGGCCCCCGGCACCGTGATTTCCCGCCGCATCCCCCCGCGCGTGACGGTGGGGGGCTCGCCGGCCCGGGTGCTTCGCCGCGAGGTGGCCGAATGACTCCGAGAATTGCCTCCGTCCCGCTGTCCACCGTGGTGGCCCAGCTCCACGGGCTTCGCGAGTCGCTGGAGCCCCGGGCCGAGCGCGCGGTGGCCCTGGTGCGCGCGCGCTGGCTGTTCCGCTCGCTCCAGTCCGTGGGCCACAACGTGGCCGCGTACGGGCCCCTCTCCGTGAAGAACGAGGGCACCATGAAGCTGGGGGACCGGCTCACCTTCGTGGGCGGAATGATGCCCAGCTCGCTGGTGAGCCACCCGGGTGCCCGGCTGACCATTGGCGCCGAGACTCAGTTCAACTACGGCGTCTCCCTGGAGGCCTGGGAGTCCGTCACCCTCGGTGAGCGATGCATGTTCGCCTCGTTCGTACGCATCAGCGACCGCGACGGACACCGCACCGCGCCCATCGTCATCGAGGACGACGTCTGGGTGGCCCACGGCGCCATCATCATGCCGGGGGTGCGCGTGGGGGCGCGCTCGGTGGTGTCCGCCGGAAGCATCGTCACCCAGGACGTACCGCCAGACTCGCTCGCCATGGGCAACCCCGCCCGCAACATGAGCCTGGAATTGGTCGCCCGCGAGTCGGGCGCCTGACTCCCGCGAGTCGCGGCCGCATTCCGTCTTCCCTTCACCTCATTCCAGACAGGAACGAAACCATGAGCAGCCTCCGTGAGCGCATCCGTACCTTCATCGTCGACACCTTCTTCGTGGACGAGTTCGCCGACGACGACTCCTTCCTCCGCAAGGGCCTCATCGACTCCACGGGGATGATGGAGCTGGTGGCCTTCCTGGAGCAGGACTTCGGCCTCAAGCTCGAGGACCGCGAGCTGGTGCCGGAGAATCTGGACTCGCTGTCGCGCGTGGTCGCCTTCGTCGAGAAGAAGCAGCAGCAGCGCCTGCCCCAGGCCGGCTGAGAGAGAGCACCGCCATGTGTGGCATCACGGGTTTCACCTTTCCGGCGGGCGAGAGCGCCGGCGCCGCGCGGCAGGAGTCCGCCGAGCGGCTGCGAAGGATGACCGCCAGCATCAAGCACCGGGGCCCCGACGCACAGCGGGCCCTGCTGCTGAATGGCGTGGGCCTGGGCCACACGCGGCTCTCCATCGTCGACCTGGAGGGCGGCCATCAGCCCATGCGGGACGCGGCGACGGGCCTCACCGTCGTCTTCAACGGGGAGATCTTCAACCACGTGGAGCTGCGCGAGCAGCTCTCCGGGCGCTACGCGTTCCGCACGCGCTCGGACACCGAGGTCATCCTCGCGGCGTTCCTCACCTGGGGCATCGACTGCGTGCGCCGCTTCGAGGGCCAGTGGGCCTTCGCCCTGTGGGACCCGCGCGACAAGACGCTCTGGCTGTCCCGCGACAGGGTGGGCATCTGCCCGCTGTACTACGCGGAGCTGCCGGGCGGTCAGCTGGCGTTCGGCTCGGAGGCCAAGACGCTCTTCGCGGGCGGGCTGGTGACTCCGGCGCTGGACGCGCGCGGCCTCAAGCAGACCTTCCAGCTCTGGTCCCCGGTGGCGCCGCGCACCTCGTTCGAGGGCGTCAGCCTCCTGCCTCCCGCGCACTCGGCCCGCTTCCGGGACGGGAAGCTGGAGGTGTTCCGGTACTGGGATTTGGACTTCGGCGTGACGCCGGAGGCGGCGGACGAGCCGAAGCTGCTGGAGGAGCTGGGCGAGGTGTTGGAGCGCGCGGTGCGCCTGCGGCTGCGGGCGGACGTGCCGGTGGCGGCGTACCTGTCGGGCGGGCTGGACTCCAGCCTCCTGTGCGCGCTGGCGCAGGGGCAGCTGGGCGGCACGCTGCGCACCTTCTCCGTGGGCTTCGCGCACGCGCGCTTCGACGAGCGCCAGCACCAGACCACCGTGGCGGAGGAGCTGCACACGCAGCACCGCGTGGTGGAGATGAAGGACGGGGACATCGGCAAGCTGGTGCCCGGCGTCATCTTCCACGCCGAGCAGGCGATGATGCGCTCCGCGCCCGCGCCCTTCCTGCGCCTGAGCGAGTGGGTGCGGGAGAATGGCATCCGGGTGGTCCTCACCGGGGAAGGGTCGGACGAGATGTTCCTCGGCTATGACCTCTTCAAGGAGACGAAGGTCCGCCAGTTCTGGGCGCGCCAGCCGGCGTCGAAGTACCGCCCGCTGCTGCTGCGGAAGCTCTACCCCACCCTGTCGGTGAGCCAGCAGAACGTGGAGCTGCTGCGGGAGTTCTTCGGCATGGGGCTGGAGGACCCGGGCAGCCTGGCCTTCTCGCACCTGGTGCGCTGGTCCAACAGCGGCCGCATCTCCCGCTTCCTCGCGCCGGAGTTCGCCGCGCGCGTGGCGGACGAGGACCCGGTGGCCTCGGTGCTCCAGTCGGTGCCGGAGCACGTGGCCCGGTGGCGGCCGCTGGCGCGCGCGCAGTACCTGGAGGCGAAGACGCTGCTGTCCGGCTACCTCCTGTCCGCGCAGGGCGACCGCATGCTGCTGGGCAACGCGGTGGAGGGGCGCTTCCCCTTCCTGGACACGGCGGTGATGGAGTTCGCCGCGCGCGTGCCGGAGCGGCTGCGCCTGAAGGGGCTGGACGAGAAGCACCTCCTCAAGCGCTTCGCCCGGGGCAAGGTGCCCGCCTCCATCCTGGAGCGGAGCAAGTTCCCCTACCGTGCCCCCATCGCCGGAGCGCTGGTGGGCCCCGACGCGCCGGCCTGGGCCCGGGAGCTGCTCGCGCCCGAAGCGGTGGCGAAGGTAGGCGTCTTCGACGCGAAGAAGGCGGAGCGGCTCGTCGCCAAGCTGCGCGCGCCCAACGCCGCCGAGAGCGAGGCGGACACCATGGCCCTCTTCGCCATGGCATCCACGCAGCTGCTGGCCCACCACTTCCTCCACCCGCGCCCGCCCCCGGCCGCTGACGTGGACGCGGTGGTGCTGGAGGCCGCATGAGCGCCGGGTGCACGGTGGACGCCGTGGTGCGGGAGGCCTCATGAGCGCCGCGGACTCTTCTCCCGCCTGGGTGCTCGGCCACGCGGGGCGCACCCCGGACGCGCCCGCGGTGGACTCGCCGTGGGTGCGGCTGACGTACCGGCAGCTCGCGGACCGGATGCTGGCGCTGGCCGGACACCTGCGCGCGGCGGGCGTCGGCCCGGGAGACAAGGTGCTCATCGCCCTGCCCCTCGGCTCGGCGGCGGTGGTGGCGGGGCTCGCGGTGCAGGCGCTGGGCGCGTGCGCGGTGGAGCTGGACCGCGAGTCCGGCGCGGCGTCACTGGACGCCATCCTCACGCAGACGGGCGCGCGGCACGCCTTCCTCTTCGGACAGGACGCGCGCAAGTGGGCCGGCAAGTCCGGCCTGAGCCATTTCTACGTGGTGCACTCCTCGCGGCCACCGGAGCGCATGCTCCAGGTGCTCGCGCCGGCCGGCTGCGCCTGGGTGCAGGAGGACGGCGCGCTGGACGCGGAGGCGAAGGCCGCTCCGCTTGAGGCACTGCCCTCCACGCCGGCCGACACGCACGCGGCCATCGTCTACACGTCCGGCAGCACGGGCACGCCCCGGGGTGTCATCCAGACGTTCGGCAACATCGCCGCCAACACGCGCTCCATCGTCGAGTACCTGGGCCTGACTCCGGGAGACAGGGCACACCTCATCCTCCCGCTGCACTACTGCTACGGGAAGAGCGTGCTCCAGACGCACCTGCTCGTGGGCGGCTCGGTGTTCCTGGACCCGCGCTTCATGTACCCGCAGGTGGTGCTGGAGGCCATGGCGGCCGAGGGCAGCACGGGCTTCGCCGGAGTCCCGCTCACCTTCGAGCTGCTGAAGCGACAGGCCAGCCCCGAGTCCCTGTCCACGCTCAAGCTGCGCTACGTCACGCAGGCGGGCGGAGGCATGGCGCCGGACACGATTCAGTGGACGCGCGACGCGTTCCGCCCGGCGGAGCTGTTCGTCATGTACGGCCAGACAGAGGCCACCGCGCGACTGAGCTACCTGCCGCCGAGGCTGGCGCGGGAGAAGGCAGGCTCCATCGGAATGGGCATTCCGGGCGTGGAGCTGCGCGTGGTGGCGGAGGACGGCACGCCGCTGCCGGTGGGCGAGACGGGCCACCTGGTGGCGAAGGGCGCCAACGTCACGCCAGGCTACCTGGGCGCGCCCGAGGAGACGGCCACCGTGCTGCGGGACGGCTGGCTGTGGACGGGCGACCTGGCCTGGTGCGACGCGGACGGCTGCTTCTTCCTGGTGGGGCGCGCGAAGGAAATCCTCAAGGTGAACGGCCACCGGGTGAGCCCGGCGGAAATCGAGCACCAGCTCGCGCGCCACCCGGCGGTGAAGGAGGTGGCGGTGGTGGGAGTGCCGGACGCGCTGGGCGGCGAGGCGGCCTGCGCGGTGGTGGTGACGCACGAGGGCGCCGAGGTGAAGGAGGACGACTTGCGGCGCTTCTGTCGCGAGTCGCTGCCGGTGCACAAGGTGCCGAAGCACGTGGTGTTCTCGGAAGCGCTCCCGCGCGGACCCGCCGGCAAGGTGCTCAAGGCGGAGCTGCGCACACGGTATTCGTCAGTCGGTTCTTCGTAAGGAATTCGAGAGGGGTGGACACGATGAAGTTCTCCAAGCAGGTGCTGGAACTGGACTGGGAGGCCAAGGCGGCCGAGCTGTCCGAGGGGCTCCGCGAGGCGGTGCTGAAGAAGCTGAAGAAGCGCGGGCTGGTGGTGGCCATCTCCGGTGGCATCGACTCGGCGTGCGTGGCGGCGCTGGCGGTGCGGGCGCTGGGGCCGGAGCGCGTGTTCGGCATCCTCCTGCCGGAGAAGGACTCCAGCGGGTGGAGCTCGCAGCTGGGCCGCAAGCTGTCCGAGAAGCTGGGCATCAAGTACCAGCTCCACGACATCGCTCCGATTCTGGAGGCGGCGGGCTGCTACCGGCAGCGGGACGAGGCGGTGCGCTCGGTGTTCCCGGAGTTCACCCCGGACATGAAGTGGAAGATCGTCATGCACGGTGACCGACTGAACACGGACACCATGAACTTCTTCAACGTGGTGGTGCAGGTGAACGGCGAGGAGCGCCGCTTCCGCCTCTCGCCGCAGGCGTACACGCAGATTGTCGCCGCGACGAACTTCAAGCAGCGCACCCGGAAGATGATGGACTACTTCCACGCGGACCGGCTGAACTTCGCGGTGGCCGGCACGCCCAACCGCCTGGAGTACGACCAGGGCTTCTTCGTGAAGCTCGGTGACGGCGCGGCGGACGTGAAGCCGATTGCGGGCCTCTACAAGACGCAGGTCTACAAGCTGGCGAAGCACCTGGGCGTCATCGACGAAATCACCAGCGGCGAGCCCACCACGGACACGTTCAGCCTTCCGCAGTCGCAGGAGGACTTCTACTTCTCCGTGCACTACTCGCAGCTGGACCTGCTGATGTGGGCGAAGAACCACGCAGTGTCCACGGACGAGGCCGCGCAGGTGATGGGCCTGACGCCCACGCAGGTGCAGCGCGTCTACGACGACATCGACCAGAAGCGCCGCTCCACCGCGTACCTCCACTCCGCCCCGCTCCTGCTGGAGAAGGTGCCGGAGCTGGACGCGTTCAAGCTGGGCTGAGCAGGCCCCCTGTTGCCCGAACCGAGGGCTCCGCCGCCCGTTCCCCGGCGGGTGGGTGGAGCCGGACCGACGGACGGGGTATGGAATACGGGCTCCCGTCCCACGTCGGAGAAGACATGAACAGGTTCCTCGGCATCGCCTCCCTCCTCCTGGCCTCCGCTGCGCTCGGTGTCGCCCTCTGGGGCGGAGGTGAGTCCGTATCCCCCACCCCCGCCCCGCAGGACGAATCGGCCGCCGTCGCGCCCGAGGACCTGGAGTATCTGGAGCGGCGAATCCAGGCGATGGAGGACACCACGCTGGGCCTGTCCCGCCGGCTGATGGCGCTGGAGAAGCGGCCGGCGGTGTCCGCGGATGGAGGCCCGGTGGCCGCCCCCACGGCGCTCACCGCGGAGCTGGAGCAGCTTCGCGCGGAGGTGCGCGGAATGGTCGCCGGTGAGGCGCTCCACTCCGAGGGCGGGCGCGCCTACCTGAAGGACGCGGTGCGCTCGGTGCAGGACGAGATGCGCACGGAGCAGCGCGAGGCCCGCCAGCAGGAGTGGGTGCAGGCCCAGGCGCAGGGCCAGACCCAGCGCGCGGAGCGGCTGCGCCAGTTCGTCAGCGACGCGAAGCTCAACTACAACCAGGAGCAGACGCTGACCCGCCGCATGCAGTCGGAGGAGGCGAAGCGCCAGGCCCTCATCGAGGAGGTCCGCGCCGGCACGAAGAACCCCCGCGACATGCGGCAGGAGCTGCGCGCCGAGCGCCAGACGACGGACCAGGAGATGGCCGCGCTCCTCGACGAGGCCCAGCAGGCGAAGTACCGGGAGCTGCGTCGCGAAGAGGGCCGGGGAGGCGGAGGCGGAGGCGGAGGCGGAGGAGGAGGCGGCGGCGACCGCCCTCGCGGGGGGCGCGGTGAGCGCACCAACGGCGCGCAGCCGTAGTCGCCCCGCTCAGCCACACGGGGGCCGCGCGTTGTGGGAGATGACCAGCACCTCCTCCGACCTCGGCTCCTCGCGCGCCCAGGCCAGCAGCGCGCCCAGCCCGTCTGCGCCCCGCGTCCGGGCCACCTCCAGCGAGACGTCCTCGCGGTACGGATAGAAGAGGTCCTTCTCCCCCAGGCTCTGCTCCGCCCAGCACCGCCAGCCGGGCATGGAGCGGCCCGGCGCGGGCTGCAGGCCCACCACCTCGTAGCCCTCCGACGCGAAGGTCCGGTGCAGCCCCACCACCGTGGCGCCCGTGCCGAAGCCGCACACCACGGTCCTCACGGCGGGAAAGGCGTCGCGCACCACCTCCCGGAGCTTCACGGCCCAGGACGCCACGCACTCCACCAGCGCCCCGTTGGCGAGCTGCCTCGGCCAGCACCACCCCCGGCGCTCATAGCCCTGCGCCAGCTCCCACGCCTCGGAGAGCCCGCGCACGGTGCGCACCTCGCCGCCGAACCCGTTCGTCCGCAGGTACGCCGTCCCCTGCGCGTCCGTCAGCGCCACCACCGGCAGGCCCCGCTCCCGCCCCAGCGCGTCCAGCGCCAGCGCGGTGGCGGCCCCGGAGAGCTCCACCAGCCCCGTGGCCCCCTCCGGCAGCGAGGACTCCAGGTACCGCGAGAAGGTGAGGTACTTGAGGCTCCCCGCGGGGAGCGAGCCCCCCCATAGCACCACGGGGCCACCGGGCCAGGGACGCGACAGCGGGAACACGACGCGCATGCGGGACCTCCAGGCCCCAGCGTTCCCCACTCACGTCGCACCGCGCCAACCCCGCGCCCCCCGCGCTGTCGGCCCGTGGACCGGAAGGCCGCCCGTCCGCCCTCCGAGGACACTTGTCTCCGTCCCAGGGCCCACGCGAAGGGCCTGTGGGGCCGTGGGCTGTGCAATAGTTGGCGGCGGATTCCCATGCTCCGCCGGCTCCTCCCCACGCTCGTGGCCCTGGGTTGTGGCCTCCTGGCCCTTGGCTGGGGGCTGTTCAGCCTCCAGCGCATCTTCCTCCAGGAGCGCGAGGACGCCCGCGCCCAGGTGCACTCGCGCCGCGAGGCCCTGCAGCACTTCGCCACCCAGACCTTGCGGCTGAGCCTGCCCCTGCACTTCGAGGCGCGGCTCCCCGCCCTGCACGACGCCGCGGGAGACCCGCTCGTCTCGGCGGAGGGCTTCTATCTCCGCTTCCGCGGCAAGCAGCTGCTGCCGCGCCCCACCCGCCCCCGCCCCGGCACGCAGGCGCCCGTCCGCGACGCGTACTACGCCCTCGAGGCCCACCTGCGGGAGGGCGCCTCCTCGGTCCGCCTGGAGCAGCGCCTCGTCCTCCCCCCCGTGGATGACAAGGACGAGGACGGGTGGAAGCAGCCCCTCATCGTCCCCCCCTTGAATGACAAGGGCGAGGACGTCTGGGAGCGGCCCCTCGCGGCCCCCCTCGTGGACCGCTCGACGGCGAGCCGATGGGAGCAGCGCCTGGAGCTGCTGCACGCCGCGGATGCGGCGCTCTCGACACCGGGAGCCCGGGGCGCCAGCAGGCGGGTGGAGGCCATGCTGCGCTTCCACGCCGACAACCCCCTGCCCGCGCCGCAGGAGCTGCTCTTCCTGTTGCTGGCCGCGGAGCAGCTGCAGCGTGGGCCGGACACGGAGCCGCTCGTCCGGGCGCTGCTGCGCGAGGGCTTGCCGGAGGACTTCGGCGGCTTCGCCCGCGCGTCGGGACTCCAGCGGGACTTGCTGCGCGCGCGCCCACGGCTCACCCAGGTGGACTTCGACTTCCTCCACACCCGCGTCCTCCAGCTCAGCGCCAGCCTGGGCGAGCCCTTCCGTGACTTCGTGGAGCGCGCCACCGAGGTGGGCGCTGGCGGGCTGGTGATACCGGACGACCTCAGTGAGCCCGTCCTGATGCGCGAGCAGTGGTACGTGACCTCCCGGAAGGAGGCGGTCTACGGAATCGCGGTGAACATGGACGACCTGCTGCGCCCCATCGCCGAGGACCTGCGCGCGCGCCAGCTCCTCGACGCGGACGGCGTGCTCCGGCTGAAGCCCGGCAGCGGAGTGCAGCAGGTGCGCACGGTGCAGGTCCTCGCGGACATGCCCCAGTGGGCGCGGGCGGAGGCGGACATCGAGGCGCGCTATGGCCTGAAGACGGCGCTGGTGGCCGTGTGCGGCGCGCTGGCGCTGGCCATCTTCGCGCTGTCGGTGGTGTCGCAGCAGCGCAAGTACCGCTTCCTGGAGCTGAAGAGCGACTTCGTGGCCACCGTGTCGCACGAGCTGCGCACGCCGCTGGCCTCCATCCGACTGCTGGGCGAGACGCTGGAGCGCAAGCTGTCGCAGGCCCCCGAGGTGCGGGACTACCCGACGCG comes from Pyxidicoccus trucidator and encodes:
- a CDS encoding sensor histidine kinase, which produces MLRRLLPTLVALGCGLLALGWGLFSLQRIFLQEREDARAQVHSRREALQHFATQTLRLSLPLHFEARLPALHDAAGDPLVSAEGFYLRFRGKQLLPRPTRPRPGTQAPVRDAYYALEAHLREGASSVRLEQRLVLPPVDDKDEDGWKQPLIVPPLNDKGEDVWERPLAAPLVDRSTASRWEQRLELLHAADAALSTPGARGASRRVEAMLRFHADNPLPAPQELLFLLLAAEQLQRGPDTEPLVRALLREGLPEDFGGFARASGLQRDLLRARPRLTQVDFDFLHTRVLQLSASLGEPFRDFVERATEVGAGGLVIPDDLSEPVLMREQWYVTSRKEAVYGIAVNMDDLLRPIAEDLRARQLLDADGVLRLKPGSGVQQVRTVQVLADMPQWARAEADIEARYGLKTALVAVCGALALAIFALSVVSQQRKYRFLELKSDFVATVSHELRTPLASIRLLGETLERKLSQAPEVRDYPTRIVQAADGLHFLVENILSFNRIDKGRWKLRTSLVRLEELVNPLRDDLASATSVPLKLTTDVGDAELEADPSLLRLLFSNLGRNACAYNRRSPVVISVTAQQIPGLYCTVLFSDNGVGIPASEWENVFQEFYRLAPAGLEAHGSGLGLALCRKIMKLHGGDIQVVTSGPEGTTFALNFHEPSR